AGAATTTAGCTTAAATATATTCACAGCGCTCTCCTCCTCTTTGTAATTCATTTATCAAGCTATCTATCATTGCAAATTTTCTGCTTGATATTGCATTAGATACTACTAGCTTTGCATTAATATCAAATAGCTCCTCATAAACTACAAGTCCATTTTCTTTTAAGGTTCTGCCTGTTTGAACTATATCTACTATGATATCAGCTATTCCAGTTGCCACAGCAAGCTCCACAGAGCCTTGAAGATAAATGATTTCAGCATCAATTCCTTTATTTTTAAAAATATCCTTCGCTATATTTGGGTATTTAGTTGCTACAGTTTTATACTTAACTTTTCCTTTGTTTTCAGTAGGTCCAGCTATTACCATCTTGCATCTTCCAAGCTCTAAATCCATTACCTCTTTTAAGTTGCTTTTGCACTCTAGAAGTACGTCCTTGCCCACCACACCTATATCAGCCATTCCCATATCTAAGTACTGAGGTACATCTTGAGATTTTGGAAGAAGAATTTCCCAGTTTCTTAATCTATCTGTTAATCTTAAGCTTCTTTTGTTTTGACTCATAGTGCCTTGATTTTGGTATATTAAATCTAAAAAATCCTCCTGAAGCCTTCCTTTTGCAAGTGCTATTCTTAGCATAATATCTCTCCTTTTTATTGAATTAAAAAAAGCCACCTTGGACTATAAATCCAAAATGGCTCTTGTGCGTACTAAAAATAAAATATATCTTATTTTCGCCATTATTAGAAGTTAGCCCTTTCAAAACACGAACAGGGCTGGACCAATAACGGCACATACCCTTCTAATAATGATGATGTAGTTGTACAGTTGTAAGTATTAGAAGGTTCATTAGTATCTCTCCTTAGATATATTTTTAATCGTTTTTTTATTTGATAGCTATTATATTTTATACCGAATAAAAATGCAAGCTATTTTTTAAAAATTTGAAATATTAACTATTTCTGCTCTGTTAATTCTATAAATTTTCTTAGCACAGAGCTTACTTCAGCTCTTGTAGCTATTCCTTTTGGATCAAATTTGTTGTCAGGTTTTCCTGATAATATGCCTGACATTTGGATGGCTTTTACAGCTTCTGTTGCCCAGGCGCTCATTTCATCTGTATCAGCAAAATTATTTTCTTCATTTAGCTTCGTTAAATCTATATTCATTGCTTTAATATAGTTTAGTAGCATAACTGCCATTTGCTCTCTAGATATTTCCATATCTGGCGCAAACTCTTCTGAGGATATTCCATTTACTATTCCAGAAGTATTTGCCCACTGGATATACGGAAGGTAGTAAGCATCTGTTTTTACATCCTTAAAATCCGTTGAATCAAATCCAGTTAAATCTGCTTTTGCTAGTTTTCCTAGAACTGTTACAAACATTCCTCTAGTCATTGGCATATTTGGAGAGAATTTGCCATCTCCTGTTCCACCAAATAAGCCTCTTTGTATTACGAAATCTATATCTGATTTCGCCCAGTGATTTTCAGTATCTGAAAATACTGGAGCGTTAGTGCTGTTTTGCTCAGTAGTTTGTAGTGGTAGTTCTCCTTGTGCTGGTGGTGTTTGATTTACTGGAGCTTTAGTTGGCTCTTTATCGTCCTTGTCATCTTTATTAGATGAGCTACCGCTAGAAGAACCATTTCCACTGTTATTGCCTGAATCTCCATTATTACCATTATTTCCATTACTACTATTTATTACTGTCATCTTGCCATTTGTATAGCTTATCTCATAGCTATCAGAATTTGACACTTCTGCTTCTGATATGGATATTACATACTCGCCTACGGCATTAGTATCTGTAGCACTTGTAGTAATTACTGGCTCTTTAGTTAGAATGTCTGAGCCTACTAGGCCATTAACTTTGTAAGTTAGGGTTGGCATGGTGCTTCCTTTTACTACATTTAGCTTATCATCAGCTTTTATATTAAGAGCTTTTTTGCTTATATTTATTGATTTAGTTGCAAAGGTTTCTAGATAATTTATATCTGTTTGTTTTTTTGCAGTTATGGTTACATTTCCAGCTTTTTTTATTGTTGCTATATCACCATTTATACTTAGTACTTCAGCATCTGAACTTTCAAATGATATATCTCCTTCACCACTTCCACCTGTAGTAGCTAGAGTAAAGGTTTCATCTCCATAGGTTTTTAGTCCAGTTTCATTTACACTTAGCTCATCTTGCTCTAGCTTTTTATTTATTACAACTTTTTTAGCTGCATTTGTTCCTGAAATTGAAGCTGGATTTGATTCCTCTATCCTAAGTATATTTTCATTAGGAGAAAGTACTGAGCTTACATTTTGTGCTCCAAATGCCTGAGTTTGTGATGAAATTATATTTGCATTTTCGGGGGTAAGAATCCTTCTTGTTTTTCCTAATATAATTCCATTTGAGTTTGGCTCAACATCTAATACCAGCAATGCTATCCTTGAACTTTTTGCTATGATTTTTCCATCATTGATGGATAGAGTTTTGTTTGCTAGTATGCAAGGTAAATTTTCAGTTTCTATTTTTAAAAAACCTGCTCCATCCACTATTAAGTTGTCATCTGCTAATATTCCTAATTTACCGGCAGAAATATGGCTTATTCCCTCAAGTTTAACAGTAGCTTCCTTTGGAAGCTTAATAGCGTAGTCATATACACTCCCTATTAATATATTTCCTAAAGTTAGAACTTTATTTATACTATCAAAGCTATATCCATCAGTTTCTAATGTGGCATAAGCTTTGTAGCTTCCATGAGATGGATCTGTTGTAAAGTCGAGTGAATCAGTTACTAAAAAAAGCCTACGGCCTTGTGAGTAAAATGCTGAAGGCTCTCCTGCACCAGTTACTATCTCACATAGTCCATCTCCAGTTACATTTTTTACAAAATTCTCATCAGTTGATGATGGGAAAACAATTCTTTCCTCATTTACTATATCTCCACTACCACTAATACTATCTGTGATTGTTAGTTTTGCATTATTTTCTATACTTGAATTATTTATTAGTTCCTTTATAGTGATATCACTTAAGGTGATTAGTTTAGCTTGACCTTCTACTATTACCTTAGTATCAGTTCCTTCTAAGCTTCCATTTAGAGTAAGCTCTCCACTTCCTCCTAGCTTTAGCTCCCCTTTTGTATGGATATCTCCTACAGCATTTTCTCCGGTAAGTATTATACTCGTAGGTTCACTAAGCTTTAAATCTCCAGCAAAGCTGGCATTATTTAGTCTAAGTGTAGCAGGATTTGTTACATTTGCTACCTCATAAGATACGGTTCCATCTCCTAGTACATCATGAGAGTTTAGCCTAGTTACTTGCACATCATTTACATATACATCATAAATGGTAGTTGCCTTGATATATTTAATGTTTTCAAACTTTCCATTTACAGTAGCCCAATCCTCAGCGCTAGTGTAAATAGTAGGGTTACTACCATCTTTATTTTCACTGATTTCGTAGTAAACCGGTGGCTCAGTTATAGTTACTGGTGTACTTGATGGATAGATAGCTCCTGAGCCTCCTGATGCAAGAAATCCGCCTCCGTCTATAGTGATAGAGCCTCCTGAAGTTTTTACTCCATATACTCCATAACCTGATGTTGGGCCAGGATTTCCTGCTCTAGCTTCGACACTTCCAGTTCCTAGTACTTTTAGGTTAGAGTTATATAGATAAATTCCAGAACCATATTTTCTATCTGCAGCATCTGCAGATTCTACGATTAGTTTTCCATTTACCTCTATATTAGCATTAAGGGCATCTATTCCTTTATTATTTCCACCATTTCCAAACCTGGCAAAAGCACTTACCATCGCTTCATTCCCTATGGTCATCTGACCAAATAAATGAATTCCTGTGTTTTGCCCTCCGTTATTTGCTCGTCCTATCAAATGGGCCCTGTCTGTAACAGTTGCATTTCTAAGAATAGCAATACCACCACCAGAATAGTTTGTAAACTCTGTTTCTTTTGCAAAAATACCTTCTAGTTCTACATCATCTTGAACCCTTAAATCGCCATCAGCAAGAAGTCCTCTGAACAGTCCTCCAAATGTCAGCTTGCCATTTCCTGATACTGTCGTATTACCCTTAATATAAGCTCCCATACTTCTCTGAGGAGAAAACTCTCTCATATCAATTGTGTTATTCCCGTTAACCACTATATTTAAATCGCCTCTACAGAAGAGTCCATAACGAGCCGCACTTAAATCCAAATTTCCGTAGTCTATCTCATCACTTGGTGCTGCCTTTATAATATTTGCTCCATTTAATGTAAGTGTGCAAGTACTATTATCATAGCTCCAGCCTATACCACTAGTAGTAAATACTGCTTCTCCGCTTACTACCTTTGTAGGTCCTATCCACAGCTCTGTGACTGGGTTTGTTCCTCTAGTTGACATGAGGATAGGAGTAGTTCCTACTAGTACTGTTATATTCGGTAGTGAAACACCACTATCTAATACTAGCTCATCTCCTATGCTATCTGTAGCTGGTAGCTTTGCTTTGTAGGTATAGCTAGCACCACTTTGAGATGAATCAAAGGTAGCTGATTCACTATTTGCCTCATCCAGCTCCCAGGTTACATTTTCTATGGTGATTTCTATGGCTGAGCCTGTAGTTGTTTCTTGATATGAGGCAGTAAGTGAGCTTGGCATTTTTTCTACTACCTCTCCTTCAGTGCTATCTACCTCTACAGTGATGTTTTTTACATCATCTGCTAGCTCTTCAAAGGCTACTATCCTCTTTTGATTTTCTTCATTCTCTGCAAATACTGCTGGAATACTAACTTGGAATATCATAGTAAGGGCAAGTAGCATTGAGAGAACTTTTTTCTTCTTATTTGCTTTTAGTTGAATTGTTTTCATTTGACTTGTTTTCAATATTTTTTACCTCCTTTTTTAGTTCAATTCTTAATTTTTTTACATGTTATCTAAGTATAGACTAGTTTTAATAGCCATAGACACACACCGTTTATTCTATATTTTAAGTTTATTTTTTTCTATGGATTTTTACCGAGCGGTCATTTTTTTGACTGAGTGGTAAATATTTTTTGAAGATGGTAAATTTTTGATATATAATTATATTAACAATAACTAGGAGGTCCGTTTTGAAAATAGCAGTTGTAGATGATTTAGTACAAGAGAGAAACGAGATTATCAGTCTTGTTACTGACTATTTTTCTGTTCGCTTTCAACAGTTTGATATTACTCCTGAGTTTTGTGAATATGAAAGTGGCGAAGAGTTTATAGATGGCTTTATGCCAGCAGAATTTGACCTAGTACTCTTGGATATTTATATGGCAGAGCTCACTGGGATTGAAACTGCAGAAAAATTATTGCTACTTGATAAAAATATCAAGATTATTTTTTTTACTACTAGCACTGAACATATCCTAGATGGATATGGGGTTCATGCTCTGAGTTATATACTAAAACCTGTAACTAAACATATGAAAGCTTTTTACAAGGCTTTGGATTATTTTGTAGAGCTACTTAATCTTGATAAATGTGGGATAACTATAAAGACAAGCTCTGGGGACATGTTTGTTTTGAATAAAAATATCGTATATATTGAAAGCTCAGTTAGAAACTTATTTATCCATTTTGCTTCTGAAGTTGTTCAGTCTTCAGGAAAATATTCTGATTATTCTAAAGCTTTACGTGAAGACCATCGTTTTTTAGAATGCTATAGAAATCTCACTGTAAATATGGATTATATAGTCAAACCTATAGAAAACGACTTTCTACTTAAAACAGGAGAAAAAATTCCTATCAGTAGAAGAAGAAAGACTGAGGTTATAGAACAATATACTACTTATTTTATAAATAGAAGGGGTTTTTGATGCCGTTATTTATAACTATACTTGCTATCACTATTGCCCAGCTTCCTGGGCTAGTCATGAGATACCTTCCTTTTTCAAAATCTCTAGAACTTGGAAGAAAAAAAAAGCTTTTTATATATTACACTGCTGCATTTATTTTTCAGCATTTTGCTGTGTATGTTCTCGTTAGGGGTGATTATAGCAACGTCACGCTTCTTACATATAAACGTCTCTTATTTTTACTATCTACAATCTATGTTTTTATAAATATTGCATTTATCAAAGGAAATTTATACAAGCATATTTTTATTTATGGAATGCAAGGTGGCTACTCTTTATTTCTACATTCCATAGTGGCTTTATTTGTAGGTAGAATAAGCACTGCTACACCTTTGTACCTTCAACTTTCCATTCAAACCATCGGCTATAGCATTTTATTTATTCTTTTCTTCATTCCACTTTGGAAGAAAGTTTCTAACTCGATTATTTTTAATAGCCAAATAACAAATGATTATTATTGGAATGTAATATGGATGATTCCTGCCCTTGCAATTTACAGTGATGCAATGGTTACTATGAATAACGAGTGGATTAATAGCCTTCCTCAGATTATCTCTAGAATAATGACCGCTTTGTCCTTAATTATATCTTGGAAATGGATTACTCTCGATTTTGAATCTCTGGAAAACATGCTTTACTTAAAGAATCAAAATAAAATCATGAATCTTCAAACAGAAGGCATCTTAGCTCAAGCTGAAATTCTTAGAGAATCAGAAAATCACATTAAAATCTGCAAACACGATATGAGACATAACCTTGGAATAATTAGGTCATTAATTCAAGATAAAAAAACTGAAGATGTACTTAAATATATTGAAGAGCTAGACGCAACTATGAAAGCTACTGAACCTCTCGTATATTGTAAAAACACTATAGTAAATTCTGCCTTATTGGTTTATATGACAAAGGCTAAAGAGAAAAATATAGATGTGAAATTAGAGCTTAATATACCAGATAAGCTTCCGTGGAATAGCAACGATATAGCCATTCTGATAGCCAACGCTTTTGAAAATGCAATAATCGCTAGCTCTAAGCAAAGCCTTGATGAGCAAGAAATCTATATAAGTGCTAGATTCTATGATGAAAAGCTAGCTATCATCTTCAAAAATAGATTTAACGGTGAAATTTTAATTGGAAGGAGTGGGTTCCCAACAAGCACTGAGCCTGGTCATGGAATAGGCATGCAGTCTATATTGTCAATCGTAAATAAATATAAGGCGTCTGCAAGCTGTACTAGTAATAACGGTTGGTTTAATATGACATTCTTATTCACATAACTTGCTAGTTTGCAAACTAAAATACCTATTTATAGACATTAAAAATCCTAGATTATTTTTAAGCCTTTACATTTCTGTAGTTGCTTATTAATCTAGGATTTCTTAATTTCATTGTTATATATAGTACACCGCTAGATAAGGGAAAAATATCAGCATATACAGTATAGTATTTACAGTAAAAAACTCAAAATATGTTCCCCAAAGTCTTTGTTTCATGTCATTTCTAGTATGCCTGTAAAAAATAAATGCAAGTGATATCAGCAAGCTTATTACTATCATAGCAATTACTATTACTGGATTTTTTAGATAAAATGGCAAAGCTATGTTTGATGGAGCATTTTGAATGAGATAGCTCGACATAGTCATAAGCTGAGCAATCAAATGCATTACAGCAGCTGCGATTATTATCTTTCCTGGGTTTCTCTCTGTCCAGCTCACAAAAAACAACATGGCTGAGAAAAATAATAATGAAATAAATATAAATATATATCCGAAATAGCTAAGAGAAAAAGCATATCCAAATACTGAAGCTGCAACTGTTTCTCCTAGTATACCGTTTACTTCATCCACACTTGGCTTACTAGTTTTTTCCATTATGCTTGGGCTTGATGAGGCAAGATACACTTCTTTTTTGTTTGCCATTACATTTTCATACTTTAAATAATCATGCCCATTAAGGCTTATCATTTCTGGATTGTAAGCTGTTATTTTGCCTTTAGTAAGAAGCTTTTTAGGCTCTGAGGCATTTAAATCAGCAATTGCGGCTTGAGTATATACACTATTTCCCTTTACATCATCAATTAATAAAATCATCTCGCTAGTACCATTGTAAAAAACTGGTGCTGAATCCTGATGAAGTGATGATACAGAAACTGGCTTTGCTTCAGCCTTATCTATATCCACAGTATAATATGCCACATTCTGGCTTTTGTGATCCTTTATTCCATAAATTAAAGTACTTTGGTTTTGATTTGATTCCAATACCAAGCTTCTCAATTTTCTATTTATATCTGTACCAAGCTCAGCAATATCCCTATAATCACTAAACGCGGCATTTAAGTATTTAGTATATCTAAGATGAGTAGTCATATCTGATATAGTTGCATAAACTATTTTTACACCTTCATCACTCACCTTAATGTCTGCATTTATGACTTTATCTTGAGTTTTCAGGATATAAGTTTTTCCATCCTTTTCAACTACTCCTAACCCATCATTTTTCCCATATACTAGATAACCATCCTTTTGAACCATAAAATCGGCTTCATCTATTCTAATATCTTTGCCAATTCTTTTTAAATTTTTGGACTCTACTATAGTTTTTCTTATATTGCCATCTGCAAGTGTGTATAATAAATAATTCTCTCCATCTACTTTTATAGCAAAATCCTTAACTCCAGTAAATTCAGTTTTTAGCTGATTTACTTTATTTAGATTTTCATCATAGAACTCAAAAAATAAATTGCCCTTTTCTAAGTATCCAACTGCAAAGGCATCATCGCCTAAATCTAAAAGCTTGGATTTATTTGAAATATTTTGCTCAATTGTATCTGCTTTTAATATTTTTTGAAGAATACCTCTACTCATATCTGGATTAGGCGGTCTTAGAGTATTTGAATATATCCAAGTGCCTAATGCTAAAAGCAAAATCAAAAAATTAAGAATTACCAATCCCCAGGCTAATTTCTTTTTCACGGACAAGCCCCCCAAAACAATTATGAATACAAGAACTCATATACCTTTTCATAGACATTGTTGCTACCTATTACTACTATGGTGTCTCCCTCTTCAAATACATAATCAGGTCCAGGTGATATCACGGTTTCACCTTTACGTCTGTATGCAACCATAGTTGTTCCTGTAGTTTGCCAAAGCCTAACTTCATTTATTTTTTTACCTATTTTTTTTGAATCAGCAGTAACTTTAATTTCTATAAACGTATATGGCGTATCACTTTTGAATCTTTCAATATAGTCAAAAATAGTGTCAAAGCTCTCTTGTATTTGCTCATCGATTTTCTTTTTTTGTTGCATCAAATCTCTAATCTCATCTTTAATAGAAGAAATATATCTGCTGCTTTTATTTTTCTCGATAAATTTCTCTGCCGCAGATTTAGATATGACATCAATTCCACTACCTCTGCTACTGTTTACTACATCCATATCTTCCAGCAGGACTATCGCTCTTCTAATTGTCTCTGGAGAAACATTGTACATACTGGCTAGTGTTGACCTTCCACTAATCTTTTGTTTTTCTCGAAATTCTCCATTTAATATCTTGTTCGCGATATCCAATGCAATAGAGACATATGCTGCCTTCTTTTGCCCTTTCATAACTTACAACCCCTCCACAAATTCATTATTCTGTTTTAATTTTATCATATTTGAAAAAGTAATCTAGAGTTGCTCTATATATTGCTCTTTCAAAATAATAAGGACTTTCTAAAGACATCTCATCAAATTCCTTTTCTAGAAGCTTTGTAATAAGCGGAAGCATCTGCACAGCATAAAGCTCCATACATTCACGAGGCTTGACTCCAGGCCATGCATCGCAGCTCACAACAGTTCTTCGATTAGATGTATTTACTGTATCAGGTATATCATAATACTCTTTGTCATCTTTGTATATAACATATTTATCAAGGGTACCCGTAGGAATTCCCTCTATGGCTTTTACTTGGATTCCTTCTTCATCAACTAAATATGGATCAGCAGTCAAATCAAGTATTATAGCCTCTTCTTTTAAGTTCCCAAGTAGCTCATTGTCAACAATATATTCATAAGGATTGTCTCTAGTTGAGGCATCTACTAATATATCGGTTCTTTTTAATATTTTAATCATCTCTTCTCTATCTGAGGTGATGTTTCTAGGTAGCATATTAATAAGTACGCCCTTTGCCTTAGCTTCTTTTATTTTCTTTGCTATTTCTGGAAGAGCAAATTTACTAGCGGCTTTTCCAGCTTGTAAGCCTACCATACCCATACCAATTATAGATACCTCTAATGGGCCTCTGGTATTGCTATAAAAGTCTGGTTTTATCTTCTCTAGCTCAGAAAATGCTATCTCCATCCCATGAAGAGAAGTTCCTTTGGCGTTAAATACAAGTCTTTGAAGAAAATCTCCTCGTATAGAATCTAGCGATACTGCTTTAATATTCTTTCTTTTAAGAACTTTGATTCTCTTTGCTCTAGTTGGATAATGAAGCATGCTGACTAATATTTTCCCATCCGGTATAAGTTCAAGCTCATCAAACTCTGGACTTCTAAGTACTATAATAATATCTTGCTTGTAGCTTTCCTCTTTTGAGACAAATTCTATATTTTTATTTACAGATAAATAGTCTTCTTTTTTATACCCCATCTTAGAGCCATAGCCTTCTTCTATATAAATTTTAGCACCATTAACCTCTAATTTTTCAAAAAAATCTGGTAAAAACGCTCTTATTTCTCCTTTTTCCTTGTGCATTCTTGGGAATCCTAGTGTTTTCATAGTCCTTCTCCTTTACTGTTTAATTTTGACAAGTTCAAACTTTATGTATATAATAAAGTTGGCAATCTAACAACTTAATTATATACATAAGTTGTAACTTTAACAAGAGAGGAGATATAAAATCATGTCAAATTCTGTAAATAAACCCATTTATAACAACGATATCCGTTCCCTATTTGAAAACGAAGGCTTTGAGCTAGTGGTCAGCATGGACTGTGAAGGTACAAATTACGATAAAAATTTAGAAAATAATGTATTGAATCTCGAG
This region of Acetoanaerobium noterae genomic DNA includes:
- the hisG gene encoding ATP phosphoribosyltransferase, which encodes MLRIALAKGRLQEDFLDLIYQNQGTMSQNKRSLRLTDRLRNWEILLPKSQDVPQYLDMGMADIGVVGKDVLLECKSNLKEVMDLELGRCKMVIAGPTENKGKVKYKTVATKYPNIAKDIFKNKGIDAEIIYLQGSVELAVATGIADIIVDIVQTGRTLKENGLVVYEELFDINAKLVVSNAISSRKFAMIDSLINELQRGGERCEYI
- a CDS encoding S-layer homology domain-containing protein, with the protein product MKTSQMKTIQLKANKKKKVLSMLLALTMIFQVSIPAVFAENEENQKRIVAFEELADDVKNITVEVDSTEGEVVEKMPSSLTASYQETTTGSAIEITIENVTWELDEANSESATFDSSQSGASYTYKAKLPATDSIGDELVLDSGVSLPNITVLVGTTPILMSTRGTNPVTELWIGPTKVVSGEAVFTTSGIGWSYDNSTCTLTLNGANIIKAAPSDEIDYGNLDLSAARYGLFCRGDLNIVVNGNNTIDMREFSPQRSMGAYIKGNTTVSGNGKLTFGGLFRGLLADGDLRVQDDVELEGIFAKETEFTNYSGGGIAILRNATVTDRAHLIGRANNGGQNTGIHLFGQMTIGNEAMVSAFARFGNGGNNKGIDALNANIEVNGKLIVESADAADRKYGSGIYLYNSNLKVLGTGSVEARAGNPGPTSGYGVYGVKTSGGSITIDGGGFLASGGSGAIYPSSTPVTITEPPVYYEISENKDGSNPTIYTSAEDWATVNGKFENIKYIKATTIYDVYVNDVQVTRLNSHDVLGDGTVSYEVANVTNPATLRLNNASFAGDLKLSEPTSIILTGENAVGDIHTKGELKLGGSGELTLNGSLEGTDTKVIVEGQAKLITLSDITIKELINNSSIENNAKLTITDSISGSGDIVNEERIVFPSSTDENFVKNVTGDGLCEIVTGAGEPSAFYSQGRRLFLVTDSLDFTTDPSHGSYKAYATLETDGYSFDSINKVLTLGNILIGSVYDYAIKLPKEATVKLEGISHISAGKLGILADDNLIVDGAGFLKIETENLPCILANKTLSINDGKIIAKSSRIALLVLDVEPNSNGIILGKTRRILTPENANIISSQTQAFGAQNVSSVLSPNENILRIEESNPASISGTNAAKKVVINKKLEQDELSVNETGLKTYGDETFTLATTGGSGEGDISFESSDAEVLSINGDIATIKKAGNVTITAKKQTDINYLETFATKSINISKKALNIKADDKLNVVKGSTMPTLTYKVNGLVGSDILTKEPVITTSATDTNAVGEYVISISEAEVSNSDSYEISYTNGKMTVINSSNGNNGNNGDSGNNSGNGSSSGSSSNKDDKDDKEPTKAPVNQTPPAQGELPLQTTEQNSTNAPVFSDTENHWAKSDIDFVIQRGLFGGTGDGKFSPNMPMTRGMFVTVLGKLAKADLTGFDSTDFKDVKTDAYYLPYIQWANTSGIVNGISSEEFAPDMEISREQMAVMLLNYIKAMNIDLTKLNEENNFADTDEMSAWATEAVKAIQMSGILSGKPDNKFDPKGIATRAEVSSVLRKFIELTEQK
- a CDS encoding LytR/AlgR family response regulator transcription factor, producing MKIAVVDDLVQERNEIISLVTDYFSVRFQQFDITPEFCEYESGEEFIDGFMPAEFDLVLLDIYMAELTGIETAEKLLLLDKNIKIIFFTTSTEHILDGYGVHALSYILKPVTKHMKAFYKALDYFVELLNLDKCGITIKTSSGDMFVLNKNIVYIESSVRNLFIHFASEVVQSSGKYSDYSKALREDHRFLECYRNLTVNMDYIVKPIENDFLLKTGEKIPISRRRKTEVIEQYTTYFINRRGF
- a CDS encoding sensor histidine kinase, whose amino-acid sequence is MPLFITILAITIAQLPGLVMRYLPFSKSLELGRKKKLFIYYTAAFIFQHFAVYVLVRGDYSNVTLLTYKRLLFLLSTIYVFINIAFIKGNLYKHIFIYGMQGGYSLFLHSIVALFVGRISTATPLYLQLSIQTIGYSILFILFFIPLWKKVSNSIIFNSQITNDYYWNVIWMIPALAIYSDAMVTMNNEWINSLPQIISRIMTALSLIISWKWITLDFESLENMLYLKNQNKIMNLQTEGILAQAEILRESENHIKICKHDMRHNLGIIRSLIQDKKTEDVLKYIEELDATMKATEPLVYCKNTIVNSALLVYMTKAKEKNIDVKLELNIPDKLPWNSNDIAILIANAFENAIIASSKQSLDEQEIYISARFYDEKLAIIFKNRFNGEILIGRSGFPTSTEPGHGIGMQSILSIVNKYKASASCTSNNGWFNMTFLFT
- a CDS encoding TrkA C-terminal domain-containing protein, with translation MKGQKKAAYVSIALDIANKILNGEFREKQKISGRSTLASMYNVSPETIRRAIVLLEDMDVVNSSRGSGIDVISKSAAEKFIEKNKSSRYISSIKDEIRDLMQQKKKIDEQIQESFDTIFDYIERFKSDTPYTFIEIKVTADSKKIGKKINEVRLWQTTGTTMVAYRRKGETVISPGPDYVFEEGDTIVVIGSNNVYEKVYEFLYS
- a CDS encoding alanine dehydrogenase encodes the protein MKTLGFPRMHKEKGEIRAFLPDFFEKLEVNGAKIYIEEGYGSKMGYKKEDYLSVNKNIEFVSKEESYKQDIIIVLRSPEFDELELIPDGKILVSMLHYPTRAKRIKVLKRKNIKAVSLDSIRGDFLQRLVFNAKGTSLHGMEIAFSELEKIKPDFYSNTRGPLEVSIIGMGMVGLQAGKAASKFALPEIAKKIKEAKAKGVLINMLPRNITSDREEMIKILKRTDILVDASTRDNPYEYIVDNELLGNLKEEAIILDLTADPYLVDEEGIQVKAIEGIPTGTLDKYVIYKDDKEYYDIPDTVNTSNRRTVVSCDAWPGVKPRECMELYAVQMLPLITKLLEKEFDEMSLESPYYFERAIYRATLDYFFKYDKIKTE